Proteins found in one Coffea eugenioides isolate CCC68of chromosome 5, Ceug_1.0, whole genome shotgun sequence genomic segment:
- the LOC113770299 gene encoding putative disease resistance protein RGA3: MAELIVPKIIDELGDVLVKQFGEKINLVMGVEKEVANISSKLATIEKVLHDAERRRLKDRSVGIWLEKLEDITYEMDDVLDEWNFKIHRAKNEGSHQNARLQTTLWIKVRSLIPSLCSCLKQVPVRSDIALKIKSINEKLELTLKEADQFKFITSGGIPDSQDFQRIITTSMIDESKICGRESDKVALLDQVLSKSSSQGRKGVQVISVVGAGGSGKTTLAQLLFNNDKVRNHFELRNWICVSDPFDQKRIAKAILENAGKSSQESELDPLIQRIKETFSGKRFLLVLDDVWTEDDSKWEPFQNSLKDGAPGSDSICQQIRGLVQEGGKNWAEKCKGLPLAAKTMGSLLRFKDTVQQWQNVLDSEIWQLEEATVELFPHLYLSYNELSPELKRCFSYCAVFPKDHEILVNELIRLWIAQGYVRPRRRGERLELVGREYFNNLAMRSFFQELEKVEAYFGLPEYMKCKMHDIVHDFAQFLTKNECALDGIGTNSSGERAHHLTILEEGTEEEMFSSRVVDFGRLRSFITFARIGRVVPQNLFCILKCVRTLTLSNCGLAEIPAEIGRLIHLRRLDLSDNLFITLPEAICDLYYLETLDINCCEKLSCLPERIEGLVHLRHLFNKMTVDLRQIPQGLTKLTSLCTLARFIVRSNYDDLAILKDLNQLERLAIVIEGEVDFGSAKLGKKINMREMFLLFSERTHFIETPSCIETMQPPPNLELLVLVGYPGTQLPSWLVTKSHANNLTKLSIARPHNISSLLALRKLSFLEELVLGEADELKCLGKEFFGVTKALHENSRDALDTLSDSESSFSAEAVAFPNLRKLYFREFDNWTNWEDVSEDDEEVAVSIMPCLEELKISQCYKLEALPHRILSKISSLKNLDIQRCDKLRDRYFDKIGDDWIKISHIPRLLSFVSQIMLMAQSEATAEGIDVSTSTSTFYLGSSVYASRYSYDRCENILRAFFKYWCLSTNTLHTPVGELSIIFWDLYRLGGLSIDGSFFDEVVPSAQELLIRDKEGKPLLPESCRYLFSAYYHLWTNDQGVWMKDWIRFWFKGEARYRDSPSRANRRKTTSKPKMTYNPSRRVEPYDLADTKDFNVPFDTLDILGFLRKETYIAAFIACWICKFLLPSKKIDRIRPSVFKVACLMATGKRFCLAIPVLASIYHGLREIVHAPNLGECGITFPIHYVYT, translated from the exons ATGGCTGAATTGATTGTTCCAAAGATAATTGATGAATTGGGTGATGTTCTCGTGAAGCAGTTTGGGGAGAAGATTAACCTGGTGatgggagttgaaaaggaggtGGCAAATATCTCCTCTAAGTTGGCAACCATTGAAAAAGTGCTGCATGATGCAGAGAGACGAAGGCTGAAGGACAGAAGTGTTGGAATTTGGCTAGAAAAGCTTGAGGACATAACATATGAGATGGATGATGTGCTGGACGAATGGAACTTCAAGATTCACAGAGCAAAGAATGAAGGAAGTCACCAGAATGCCAGATTGCAGACAACATTGTGGATCAAGGTTCGTTCCCTCATCCCCTCCCTTTGTTCTTGTCTCAAACAAGTTCCTGTTCGTAGTGATATTGCTTTGAAAATAAAAAGCATAAATGAAAAGCTAGAATTGACGTTGAAAGAGGCAGATCAATTCAAGTTTATTACAAGTGGGGGAATTCCTGATTCTCAAGATTTTCAGCGAATTATAACTACCTCAATGATAGACGAATCAAAGATCTGTGGTCGAGAATCTGATAAGGTTGCTTTACTTGACCAAGTTTTGTCTAAGAGCAGTAGTCAAGGAAGAAAGGGGGTTCAAGTTATCTCTGTAGTAGGGGCCGGGGGTAGTGGAAAGACCACACTTGCGCAACTACTCTTCAATAACGATAAAGTGAGGAACCATTTTGAACTTAGAAATTGGATTTGCGTATCAGATCCTTTTGACCAGAAAAGGATTGCGAAAGCTATCCTTGAGAATGCTGGAAAAAGTTCTCAAGAATCAGAGTTGGATCCATTGATCCAACGCATAAAAGAAACTTTTTCTGGTAAGAGATTCCTGCTTGTCCTAGATGATGTCTGGACAGAGGATGACTCAAAGTGGGAACCTTTCCAAAACTCTCTCAAGGATGGGGCTCCTGGAAGT GATAGCATTTGCCAACAAATCAGGGGACTTGTGCAAGAAGGTGGAAAGAATTGGGCAGAAAAGTGCAAAGGGTTGCCACTTGCTGCAAAGACTATGGGAAGCTTGTTACGGTTCAAAGATACTGTACAACAATGGCAGAATGTTTTGGACAGTGAGATATGGCAATTGGAGGAAGCAACTGTGGAACTTTTCCCTCATTTGTATTTAAGCTATAACGAGTTGTCCCCGGAGCTGAAACGTTGCTTCTCATATTGTGCTGTCTTTCCCAAAGATCATGAGATACTTGTAAATGAGCTTATTAGGCTGTGGATAGCACAAGGTTATGTTCGCCCAAGACGAAGAGGTGAGCGCTTGGAGCTGGTGGGCCGTGAGTACTTCAACAATTTGGCAATGCGTTCCTTTTTTCAAGAATTAGAAAAAGTTGAGGCTTACTTTGGGTTACCTGAATATATGAAGTGCAAGATGCATGACATAGTGCATGATTTTGCAcaatttctcacaaaaaatGAATGTGCACTTGATGGAATTGGAACAAATTCATCTGGTGAAAGAGCACATCATCTAACAATTTTGGAAGAAGGCACTGAGGAGGAGATGTTTAGTTCTCGAGTCGTTGATTTTGGACGGCTCAGGAGCTTTATAACATTTGCTAGAATTGGAAGAGTAGTTCCCCAAAATCTGTTTTGCATTTTGAAGTGCGTGAGGACTCTGACTTTAAGCAATTGTGGGCTAGCTGAAATCCCAGCCGAGATCGGAAGGTTGATTCATCTTCGGCGCTTGGACTTGAGTGATAATCTTTTCATTACACTGCCAGAAGCTATATGTGATCTATATTATCTGGAAACTCTGGATATCAATTGTTGTGAAAAGCTTTCGTGCCTTCCTGAAAGGATTGAAGGCCTTGTACACTTAAGGCACCTTTTCAATAAGATGACCGTTGATTTACGTCAAATTCCACAAGGACTCACGAAGCTGACGTCACTTTGTACTTTGGCTAGGTTCATCGTCAGGAGCAATTATGATGATTTGGCAATTCTGAAGGACCTGAACCAACTGGAAAGATTGGCCATTGTAATTGAAGGAGAAGTAGATTTTGGGAGTGCAAAACTTGGCAAGAAAATCAACATGCGTGAAATGTTTTTGTTATTTAGTGAGAGGACCCACTTTATAGAAACTCCAAGTTGCATTGAAACCATGCAACCACCTCCAAACTTGGAACTACTTGTGCTAGTTGGCTATCCAGGAACCCAGTTACCAAGTTGGCTTGTGACGAAGTCTCACGCCAATAACTTGACGAAGCTCAGTATTGCTAGGCCCCACAACATCTCATCCTTGCTTGCCTTGCGGAAGCTATCATTCCTAGAAGAGCTTGTGCTCGGGGAAGCGGATGAGCTAAAATGTTTGGGTAAGGAATTCTTCGGAGTTACAAAAGCACTACATGAGAATAGTCGTGATGCTCTTGATACATTGTCAGACTCCGAGTCATCATTCTCAGCTGAAGCAGTGGCATTTccgaatttgagaaaattatattTTCGTGAATTCGACAATTGGACAAATTGGGAAGACGTaagtgaagatgatgaagaagttGCAGTCTCTATCATGCCATGTCTGGAGGAGCTAAAAATTAGTCAATGTTACAAGCTTGAAGCTCTGCCACATCGCATCCTCAGCAAGATATCATCTCTCAAAAATTTGGATATTCAACGTTGCGACAAGTTGAGGGATCGTTACTTTGACAAAATAGGAGATGACTGGATAAAGATATCACACATTCCTCGA cttTTGTCCTTTGTTTCCCAGATAATGCTCATGGCTCAAAGTGAAGCTACAGCAGAAGGCATTGATGTATCAACCTCTACGTCGACTTTTTACTTGGGTTCat CTGTTTACGCGTCGAGATACTCCTACGACCGctgtgaaaatatcttgcgagccttcttcaaatattggtgtctCTCAACAAATACACTTCATACGCCCGTTGGGGAGTTGTCCATCATATTTTGGGATCTTTATCGACTTGGTGGCCTTTCGATCGATGGCTCGTTCTTTGATGAAGTTGTTCCTTCGGCGCAGGAGCTTCTCATTCGTGACAAAGAAGGGAAGCCACTTCTCCCTGAGAGTTGCAGGTACCTCTTTTCTGCTTATTACCACCTTTGGACGAATGACCAAGGGGTATGGATGAAAGACTGGATTCGCTTCTGGTTCAAAGGAGAGGCTAGGTATAGGGATTCTCCGAGTAGGGCGAATAGAAGGAAGACCAcatctaaaccaaaaatgacttacaacccttctAGAAGAGTAGAGCCTTACGACCTTGCCGATACGAAGGATTTCAACGTCCCTTTTGACACACTGGATATCCTAGGATTTTTAAGAAAGGAGACCTATATTGCGGCATTCATAGCGTGTTGGATTTGCAAGTTTcttttgccaagcaaaaagATCGATCGCATTCGCCCAAGTGTTTTCAAGGTTGCATGTTTAATGGCCACAGGGAAAAGATTTTGCCTTGCAATTCCCGTTCTTGCGAGCATATATCATGGGTTGAGGGAGATCGTCCACGCCCCTAACCTTGGAGAATGTGGGATAACTTTTCCAATCCATTACGTCTATACTTAG